From Leptolyngbya sp. KIOST-1, one genomic window encodes:
- a CDS encoding efflux RND transporter periplasmic adaptor subunit, which produces MTDAHASLDLISAQPRPAPAPAPGDGGKRRRRLRIRRWWWVPLVTVPLAVGVGLRPGAPTATVADEPPLPVETVSLTAASGYTVERQYAGELVAQRRSALGFEQGGTVVAVLVQEGDRVEAGQPLARLDTRSLEAQRQQLVAQRDQAIATLNELQNGPRQQSIAAAQAAVGDLQQQLALAQTQRDRRVDLYDRGAISREELDQQAFGTGALEQRLAQAQSQLNELQAGTRPEQIAAQAARVRQLEASLAAVDVDLAKAVLTAPFSGRISDRAVDEGVVVSGGQTVLQLAEGGGTEARIGVPAAIAGSLAVGSPQTVTVADAQGERAFPATVTALLPELESTSRTVTAVLRLNTPEDITLGQTARLVLRETQPAAGYWLPTTALVQGEQGLWSVYVAAMEGEVATVRRQPVEIVHTEGAGDSDAPGTRVLVQGLVEAGDRVITSGTHRVVPGQAVSIAN; this is translated from the coding sequence ATGACCGACGCTCACGCTTCCCTCGATCTCATCTCTGCTCAACCGCGCCCCGCCCCGGCCCCGGCCCCAGGGGATGGGGGCAAGCGCCGCAGGCGACTGCGGATTCGTCGCTGGTGGTGGGTGCCCCTGGTGACGGTGCCCCTGGCGGTGGGGGTGGGCCTGCGGCCGGGGGCACCCACCGCTACCGTCGCCGACGAGCCGCCCCTGCCGGTCGAAACAGTCTCGCTTACCGCCGCCAGCGGCTACACCGTGGAGCGCCAGTACGCGGGGGAACTTGTCGCTCAGCGCCGCAGCGCCCTCGGGTTTGAGCAGGGGGGCACGGTGGTGGCGGTGCTGGTACAGGAGGGCGATCGCGTGGAGGCCGGGCAGCCCCTGGCCCGCCTCGATACCCGCAGCCTGGAGGCCCAGCGCCAGCAGCTGGTGGCCCAGCGCGACCAGGCGATCGCCACCCTGAATGAATTGCAGAACGGTCCTCGGCAGCAGTCGATCGCGGCGGCCCAGGCGGCGGTGGGCGACCTGCAGCAGCAGCTGGCCCTGGCCCAGACCCAGCGCGATCGCCGGGTTGACCTCTACGACCGGGGCGCCATTTCCCGCGAAGAACTCGACCAGCAGGCCTTTGGCACCGGAGCGCTCGAACAGCGGCTGGCCCAGGCCCAGAGCCAGCTCAACGAACTGCAGGCGGGCACTCGACCCGAGCAGATTGCGGCCCAGGCCGCCCGGGTGCGCCAGCTGGAGGCCAGCCTGGCGGCGGTGGATGTAGACCTAGCCAAGGCGGTGCTGACCGCCCCCTTTAGCGGCCGAATCAGCGATCGCGCCGTGGACGAAGGCGTGGTGGTCAGCGGTGGTCAGACGGTTCTACAGCTGGCCGAAGGGGGGGGCACCGAGGCGAGGATTGGGGTGCCGGCGGCGATCGCGGGCAGCCTGGCCGTCGGCAGCCCCCAAACGGTGACTGTGGCCGATGCCCAGGGGGAGCGCGCCTTTCCGGCCACGGTCACGGCGCTGCTGCCGGAGCTGGAGTCAACCAGTCGCACGGTGACCGCCGTGCTGCGGCTGAACACGCCGGAGGATATCACCCTGGGCCAGACCGCCCGCCTGGTGCTGCGGGAGACCCAGCCCGCCGCCGGCTACTGGCTGCCCACCACCGCTCTGGTGCAGGGGGAACAGGGGCTGTGGTCGGTCTACGTCGCCGCCATGGAGGGCGAGGTGGCCACAGTCCGCCGCCAGCCGGTGGAAATTGTCCACACCGAGGGGGCTGGGGACTCCGATGCCCCAGGAACCCGCGTGCTGGTGCAGGGGCTAGTCGAAGCGGGCGATCGCGTGATCACCTCGGGTACCCATCGGGTAGTGCCCGGTCAGGCCGTCAGTATTGCTAACTAA
- a CDS encoding SDR family oxidoreductase, whose amino-acid sequence MQAFVTGSTGLLGSNLVRELVARGYAVKALVRSVDKGKVLLGDLPQVQFVPGDLRNIPAFAPALQGCDVLFHTAAYFRESYGLGDHWPQLRRLNIEATVELLEAAETAGVSKAIYVSSSGCIGRNPDGSPGTEASPPAPITSRNLYFKSKLMAEAAVASFLQRSSLPVVLICPGAMLGPQDAAPTELGQFVLDFLNRKIPVLLAGGMPTVDVRDVATAMVNAVERGRSGDRYLVSGPTYAMADLMHTLAAVSGVPAPQYRIPPVVMRLMATFSTWMGRLTGRKPDVPREGIRIMLANLAYDATKARRELGAQFRPLEVTLADMVTWYRQTNYL is encoded by the coding sequence ATGCAAGCTTTCGTAACCGGCAGCACCGGACTACTGGGCAGTAATCTGGTGCGCGAACTGGTCGCCCGGGGCTATGCCGTCAAAGCCCTGGTCCGCTCTGTAGACAAGGGCAAGGTGCTGTTGGGAGACTTACCCCAGGTGCAGTTTGTGCCCGGCGATTTGCGGAATATCCCGGCCTTTGCCCCGGCGCTTCAGGGGTGCGATGTGCTGTTTCACACCGCCGCTTACTTTCGCGAATCCTATGGGTTGGGCGACCACTGGCCCCAGCTCAGGCGCCTCAACATTGAGGCCACCGTCGAACTGCTGGAGGCGGCCGAAACGGCTGGGGTCTCTAAGGCCATCTACGTCAGTTCCTCCGGCTGCATTGGCCGCAACCCCGACGGCTCCCCCGGCACCGAAGCCTCGCCTCCGGCGCCAATCACCTCCCGCAACCTCTACTTCAAGAGCAAGCTGATGGCCGAAGCGGCGGTGGCCAGCTTTCTCCAGCGCTCCTCCCTGCCCGTAGTGCTGATCTGCCCCGGCGCCATGCTTGGCCCCCAGGATGCTGCCCCCACAGAATTGGGCCAGTTTGTCCTCGACTTTTTGAACCGTAAAATTCCGGTGCTGCTGGCGGGGGGCATGCCTACGGTGGATGTGAGGGATGTGGCCACCGCCATGGTCAACGCGGTTGAGCGGGGTCGGTCGGGCGATCGCTACCTGGTCAGCGGCCCCACCTACGCCATGGCCGACCTGATGCACACCCTGGCCGCCGTCAGCGGTGTGCCGGCCCCCCAGTACAGAATTCCGCCTGTGGTCATGCGCCTGATGGCGACTTTCTCCACCTGGATGGGCCGACTGACAGGCCGCAAGCCCGACGTGCCCAGGGAAGGAATCCGGATCATGCTGGCGAATCTGGCCTACGACGCCACCAAAGCCCGGCGCGAGTTGGGGGCGCAGTTTCGTCCGCTGGAGGTCACCCTTGCAGACATGGTGACCTGGTATCGACAAACCAACTACCTGTAG
- a CDS encoding peptidoglycan-binding protein has translation MAEVPTPGLDLIKTFEGLSLQAYPDPKTGNLPITIGWGSTRDRNGQPFKLGDRITRQEADELLLLQAANSYLPPQRNIPGWSTMNANQQGAILSFAYNLGARFFGARGFETISRVLRNQEWQNIEAALILYRNPGTNVEEGLLRRRLSEANVFLAGTPGVALSAAGQRYLAGGRTPVPGSNLSREAQTYLANRPTVGSPIAGSPGGGSPGGGVPGMPGSRLLTLTDPFTSGEDVRQVQQALVRWGATITADGLFGPATRQAVEQFQRSQGLVTDGIVGPQTWALLQRQPTPPPPPVTPPPQNRVLRLTNPFTTGEDVRTLQQAIARSGIAVTADGIFGPATDRAVRQFQASRGLVADGIVGPQTWARLQNQPTASPPAPSPAPQPPPAQGTPTHIRVLRLTNPFTRGDDVRAVQQAIARAGFAVVADGIFGPATDRAVRQFQASRRLSVDGIVGSQTRRALGV, from the coding sequence ATGGCCGAGGTGCCCACCCCAGGTCTCGACTTGATTAAAACCTTTGAGGGCTTGAGTCTGCAGGCCTATCCAGATCCCAAAACCGGGAATTTGCCCATCACCATCGGCTGGGGGTCGACCCGCGATAGAAATGGGCAACCGTTTAAGCTCGGCGATCGCATTACCCGCCAAGAAGCCGACGAACTGCTGCTGCTGCAGGCAGCCAATAGCTACCTGCCACCCCAACGCAACATCCCCGGCTGGAGCACGATGAATGCCAACCAGCAGGGAGCCATTCTCAGCTTTGCCTACAATCTGGGGGCGCGGTTCTTTGGGGCCAGGGGGTTTGAAACGATCTCGCGGGTGTTACGCAATCAGGAATGGCAGAACATTGAGGCGGCGCTGATTCTCTACCGCAACCCCGGCACCAACGTCGAAGAAGGCCTGCTGCGCCGCCGCCTCTCCGAGGCCAACGTGTTTCTGGCCGGGACGCCGGGGGTAGCCCTCAGCGCGGCCGGACAGCGCTACCTGGCAGGCGGCCGCACCCCCGTACCCGGCTCTAACCTCAGCCGCGAGGCCCAGACCTACCTGGCCAATCGACCCACGGTCGGCAGTCCTATCGCTGGCAGCCCTGGGGGCGGTTCCCCTGGGGGCGGTGTGCCCGGCATGCCCGGCTCGCGGCTGCTGACCCTGACCGACCCGTTCACCAGCGGCGAGGATGTGCGCCAGGTACAGCAGGCCCTGGTACGGTGGGGCGCCACCATCACTGCCGATGGCCTGTTTGGCCCCGCCACTCGGCAGGCGGTGGAGCAGTTTCAGCGATCCCAGGGGCTGGTCACCGACGGTATCGTCGGTCCCCAAACCTGGGCCTTGTTGCAGCGGCAGCCCACCCCGCCCCCGCCGCCCGTCACCCCGCCGCCGCAAAATCGCGTGCTGCGGCTAACCAACCCCTTCACCACCGGCGAGGACGTGCGGACCCTGCAGCAGGCGATCGCTCGCTCAGGCATCGCCGTCACCGCCGACGGCATCTTTGGCCCCGCCACCGACCGCGCCGTGCGCCAGTTCCAGGCCAGCCGGGGGCTAGTCGCCGATGGCATTGTGGGGCCCCAAACCTGGGCCAGGCTGCAAAATCAGCCGACTGCCTCCCCTCCGGCTCCCTCCCCCGCTCCCCAACCCCCCCCGGCCCAGGGCACCCCGACCCACATTCGGGTGCTGCGGCTAACCAACCCCTTCACCCGAGGTGACGATGTGCGGGCCGTGCAACAGGCGATCGCCCGAGCCGGGTTCGCCGTAGTTGCCGACGGCATCTTCGGCCCCGCCACCGATCGCGCCGTGCGCCAGTTCCAGGCCAGCCGCCGCCTGAGCGTCGATGGCATCGTCGGCAGCCAAACCCGCCGTGCCCTAGGCGTCTGA
- a CDS encoding efflux RND transporter permease subunit: MNLFYRNRQLLLLTLLLIVVWGLSAFLTLPRLEDPEIVQRFARVTTFLPGATPERVETLVTEKIEDRLFELEEIASLRSTSGSGISVITVELKETIPDVDPVWAKVRSKVDDAVPDLPAAASVPEYADSSTKASALIVGLTWTRDDAPNYAILGRLASALEDRLRAIPGTETVDIFGEPDEEIRVDIAATELSRLGLTAQGLSQQIAASDAKVSAGQFRSDSSEFLLEVNSSLSSLEQIRAIPIAAGGNGQVARLGDIATVTRAVQDPPTDLALVNGHGAIALAAKVESAQRVDRWAVQARRVLDDVRRDLPEGLDLEVVLDQSQYVQQRLNGVINNLITGSALVIGVSLLMLGWKSALLVGLALPLTTLMVFGTMAGLGVPLHQMSVTGIIIALGLLIDNAIIAVDEVQGRLRQGLPPAAAVAQTVRHLLVPLLASTLTTVLAFVPIASSPGGVGEFIGTIGLTVILALLSSLALSLTVIVALAGRLHHWNPLPQRWEWLQHGLANAALASGYRWTLRTVFRRPWLGVGLALVLPVMGFAVFATLPQQFFPPTNRNQFQIEFELPTQASLSATQTQIRQARALALTHPEVEDIHWFMGRSAPPFFYNVLDNRRNAQNYAQGIVQLAGTDRIRQTIQTLQREMDAAFPQAQVLVKQLEQGPPFDAPIELRVYGSDLAGLRTVGDRLRAELAQVPDVVHTRATLTEALPKLALTVDEAQGRRLGLDNQAIASQLNAALDGRLGGSVLDGSRDIPVRVRVPGSQQGDLGAIAALDIVTAEGNLPLDAIASLDLVPDTASISRRNGQRINTVQGFITAGALPSTVLADFRQQLQAQGFELPPGYRIEYGGEADARGTAVGNLLSTVGVLAILMTATLVLSFNSFGLAALIGTVAVLSVGLAALALKLFGSIFGFTAILGTLGLIGLAINDSIVVLAALREDPEARRGDPQAVEAVVFHATRHVIATTVTTIVGFVPLLLDPTGFWPPLAIAIAGGLGGATLLALYYIPSVYRLLARWHRAPVNPAQPPATLQYH; this comes from the coding sequence ATGAACCTCTTCTACCGCAACCGCCAACTCCTCCTGCTCACCCTACTCCTGATCGTCGTCTGGGGACTGTCGGCCTTTCTCACCCTGCCCCGGCTGGAGGACCCGGAGATTGTGCAGCGCTTCGCGCGGGTCACCACCTTTTTGCCGGGGGCCACCCCGGAGCGGGTGGAGACCCTGGTGACCGAAAAGATTGAGGATCGGCTGTTTGAGCTGGAGGAGATTGCGTCGCTGCGATCGACCTCGGGCAGCGGTATTTCAGTCATTACCGTCGAGCTGAAGGAAACCATTCCCGACGTGGACCCAGTGTGGGCCAAGGTGCGCAGCAAGGTCGATGACGCCGTGCCCGACCTGCCCGCCGCTGCCTCGGTACCCGAGTATGCCGACAGTTCCACCAAGGCCAGCGCCCTGATCGTGGGCCTGACCTGGACCCGGGATGATGCCCCCAACTACGCGATTCTCGGACGGCTGGCGTCGGCCCTGGAGGATCGCCTGCGGGCCATCCCCGGCACCGAGACGGTGGATATCTTTGGCGAACCAGACGAGGAGATTCGGGTGGATATTGCCGCCACGGAGCTGTCGCGGCTGGGGCTGACGGCCCAGGGGCTGTCCCAGCAGATTGCCGCCAGCGATGCCAAGGTGTCGGCTGGGCAGTTTCGCAGCGACAGTTCTGAGTTTTTGCTGGAGGTCAACAGCAGCCTCAGCTCCCTGGAGCAGATTCGGGCCATTCCGATCGCGGCGGGGGGCAACGGTCAGGTGGCGCGGCTGGGGGACATCGCCACCGTGACCAGGGCGGTGCAGGATCCGCCAACGGATCTGGCCCTGGTGAATGGCCACGGGGCGATCGCCCTGGCGGCCAAGGTGGAGTCGGCCCAGCGGGTAGATCGGTGGGCGGTGCAGGCGCGGCGGGTGCTCGATGACGTTCGCCGCGACCTGCCGGAGGGGCTGGATCTGGAGGTTGTGCTGGACCAGAGCCAGTACGTGCAGCAGCGGCTCAACGGCGTGATCAACAATTTGATCACCGGGTCGGCCCTGGTGATTGGCGTTTCGCTGCTGATGCTGGGCTGGAAATCGGCCCTGCTGGTGGGGCTGGCCCTGCCCCTGACCACACTGATGGTGTTCGGCACCATGGCGGGGCTCGGCGTCCCCCTGCACCAGATGTCGGTGACGGGCATCATCATTGCCCTGGGGCTGCTAATCGACAACGCCATCATTGCCGTGGACGAGGTGCAGGGACGGCTGCGCCAGGGGCTGCCGCCCGCAGCGGCCGTGGCCCAGACAGTGCGTCACCTGCTAGTGCCGCTGCTGGCCAGCACGCTGACCACGGTGCTGGCCTTTGTCCCTATTGCCTCATCGCCGGGGGGGGTGGGGGAGTTCATTGGCACCATTGGGCTGACGGTGATTCTGGCGCTGCTGAGTTCCCTGGCCCTGTCGCTGACGGTAATTGTGGCGCTGGCGGGGCGTCTGCACCACTGGAACCCGCTGCCCCAGCGCTGGGAGTGGCTACAGCACGGCCTTGCCAACGCCGCCCTGGCCAGTGGCTACCGCTGGACGCTGCGGACGGTGTTTCGCCGCCCCTGGCTGGGGGTCGGCCTGGCGCTGGTGCTGCCGGTGATGGGCTTTGCGGTATTTGCCACCCTGCCCCAGCAATTTTTTCCGCCCACCAACCGTAACCAGTTTCAGATCGAGTTTGAGCTGCCTACCCAGGCCTCGCTGAGCGCCACCCAGACGCAGATCCGTCAGGCCCGAGCCCTGGCGCTGACCCACCCCGAGGTTGAGGATATTCACTGGTTTATGGGCCGCAGCGCGCCGCCCTTTTTCTACAACGTGCTCGACAACCGCCGCAACGCCCAGAACTACGCCCAGGGCATCGTGCAGCTGGCGGGCACCGATCGCATCCGTCAGACCATTCAAACCCTGCAGCGGGAGATGGATGCCGCCTTTCCCCAGGCCCAGGTACTGGTGAAGCAGCTGGAGCAGGGGCCACCCTTCGACGCGCCGATCGAGCTGCGGGTCTACGGGTCAGACCTGGCGGGTCTGCGGACGGTGGGCGATCGCCTCCGCGCCGAGCTGGCCCAGGTTCCCGACGTGGTACACACCCGCGCCACCCTGACCGAGGCGCTACCGAAGCTAGCGCTGACGGTGGATGAAGCCCAGGGCCGCCGTCTCGGGCTCGACAACCAGGCGATCGCCAGCCAGCTCAATGCCGCCCTCGATGGCCGCCTGGGTGGTTCAGTGCTGGACGGCAGCCGCGACATCCCGGTGCGGGTGCGGGTGCCGGGGAGCCAGCAGGGGGACCTGGGGGCGATCGCGGCCCTAGATATCGTCACCGCCGAGGGCAACCTGCCCCTGGATGCGATCGCCTCCCTGGACCTGGTGCCCGACACCGCCAGCATCAGCCGCCGCAACGGCCAGCGGATCAACACCGTGCAGGGCTTTATCACCGCCGGGGCGCTGCCCAGCACCGTGCTGGCCGACTTTCGGCAGCAGCTCCAGGCCCAGGGGTTTGAGCTGCCCCCCGGCTACCGCATCGAGTACGGCGGCGAGGCCGACGCCCGCGGCACCGCCGTCGGCAACCTGCTGTCTACGGTCGGGGTGCTGGCGATTCTGATGACGGCGACCCTGGTGCTGTCGTTCAATTCCTTCGGGCTGGCGGCGCTGATCGGCACCGTGGCGGTGCTCTCGGTGGGCCTCGCCGCCCTGGCGCTAAAGCTGTTTGGCTCGATTTTTGGCTTCACCGCCATTCTCGGCACCCTGGGGCTGATTGGTCTGGCCATCAACGACTCGATTGTGGTGCTGGCGGCGCTGCGGGAAGACCCCGAGGCCCGTCGCGGGGATCCCCAGGCGGTGGAAGCGGTGGTGTTCCACGCCACCCGCCACGTGATCGCCACCACGGTGACCACCATTGTTGGCTTTGTGCCGCTGCTGCTGGACCCCACCGGGTTTTGGCCGCCCCTGGCGATCGCGATCGCAGGCGGCCTCGGCGGGGCCACCCTGCTGGCCCTCTACTACATTCCCTCGGTCTACCGCCTGCTGGCCCGCTGGCACCGCGCCCCGGTAAACCCAGCCCAGCCCCCGGCAACTCTCCAGTATCACTAG